TATCTAAAGAGAAAATATGCTTAACCATGTAATAATGCAGTTGGAAGTAAGATGTTACCATTTCCAGCCTTGGATGCTATACCCCTTGAGTCCCCAACATGGACAACATATAGACGGTTACCAACCACCACTGCTGTAATAGCAGCTGAACCATCATCTCGATAAGTAAGTCGTTCTAAATCCAAGAAATCTACATCAGTCTGTTGAAATGTTTCTGCTATCCAATGCAACCAAAATGAGAAATGTTCGGGTATGTTTAATATTGTTTCTAAAAAGTATTTCTGGGATGAAAATGTTTTTTATAAACTGTTTTATTTTAGAGAAAAAGTGCATCTATCAAGTCAAAAATTGGTCTAAAAACACTTTTTTTAGAAGTACAAAAGTGTTTTCATTCCTAAAGTAGGCTGAAATGGGCTAGTAATTCAACCCCATCTCTAGCAACACATCATTAGAGATGTTCAACATACTCATGGCAAGTTTGGTGTTGGTCATCAATTGTGGATGCTTCATTAGAATATCAAAAAGGTGTGGCTTCAAATACTTGGCAGCACGAGCACCAAAATGCCCTATAATTGCACATCATGGTGGTGACTGCCATCATCATAATGTATTCTAGCATAGGCAAATAGACGATAAGAGAGACTCTAACCATCAAAGATTCCAAACATGCACACACTGCCCATTAATGGTGGAAATCTTAATATCGTAGGTACCATCCATGGTTACTCTATGCCTCTTCGAGATGTGTAGCCATAGCTTAATTTTCCATCTTCGCTACAAATCAAACAAACATCTCTAATAGCATCAGATACAGAAATAAAAAGAAGAACATTAATATTTACCTTTTCCCCCTTCCGCTAACACCATCATCATCTCTCAGTCCAGACAGATCCACATCCGTTCTTACACCTTCTACCAGATACTGCTCCCAGTCCAACTCCTGCTGCCTATGAATTACAAGTCTTTAACTTCTTCATATAATTAAAGTGAAACACAATAATTCCTCCCTC
The sequence above is drawn from the Gossypium hirsutum isolate 1008001.06 chromosome A05, Gossypium_hirsutum_v2.1, whole genome shotgun sequence genome and encodes:
- the LOC107904254 gene encoding probable protein phosphatase 2C 76; protein product: MVPTILRFPPLMGSVCMFGIFDGHFGARAAKYLKPHLFDILMKHPQLMTNTKLAMKRLTYRDDGSAAITAVVVGNRLYVVHVGDSRGIASKAGNGGSCSCSS